A region of Pelomicrobium methylotrophicum DNA encodes the following proteins:
- a CDS encoding DUF4870 family protein: MADIDARTGNLAPSDSLVRITHVIYALHAFSAVTGLLGTAFVVTAFLTGWPSLIAVIINYAKRSEVQGSYLESHFRWQIRTFWFALLWVLVALLFWVTLLGIPFAVGILAITGLWVLYRIGRGWLRLADRKPMPL; this comes from the coding sequence ATGGCCGACATCGACGCCCGGACGGGCAACCTGGCGCCCAGCGACAGCCTGGTGCGCATCACCCACGTGATCTACGCGCTGCACGCCTTTAGCGCCGTGACGGGCCTGCTTGGCACTGCGTTCGTCGTCACCGCTTTCCTGACTGGCTGGCCCTCCCTCATCGCGGTGATCATCAACTACGCGAAGCGCTCCGAGGTCCAGGGTTCCTACCTGGAGTCCCACTTCCGCTGGCAGATCCGGACCTTCTGGTTTGCGTTGCTCTGGGTGCTGGTGGCGCTCCTGTTCTGGGTGACGTTGCTAGGGATTCCGTTCGCCGTGGGGATCCTGGCGATCACGGGGTTGTGGGTGCTTTACCGCATCGGCCGCGGCTGGCTGCGGCTCGCGGACCGCAAGCCTATGCCGCTGTGA
- a CDS encoding anion transporter: MTATILAVFVLVYLGMILGGLPFLQLDRTGIALLGAIALMALEAVSLEEAWAAVHVPTLILLFAFMVISAQLRLGGFYTFVTRRLTALPLSPPALLALLIAAVAGLSAVFSNDIVCLAMAPVLIEACRERRLDPVPYLLALACGANIGSAATLIGNPQNMLIGERLEMSFAGYLREAAVPVTMGLVITWAVIVLGTRGRWSQPLPAPFPTERREEAGVPFDRWQVVKGLSVAVFLFAAFVLTAWPRELLALGGAGLLLMSRRLHSRHMLGLVDWQLLVLFIGLFVVNHALEKTGLPAWLVAELAQEGLDLRSPMPLFLTTFVLSNLVSNVPAVMLLLPVASHPMAGTLLALASTLAGNLLIVGSIANIIVVEAAARYGVRIDWRRHARVGVPVTLATLTVAGIYLAWRAGAAG; encoded by the coding sequence GTGACCGCCACCATCCTCGCTGTCTTTGTCCTCGTGTACCTGGGCATGATCCTGGGCGGGCTGCCTTTCCTGCAGCTCGATCGCACCGGGATCGCGCTGCTCGGGGCGATCGCGCTGATGGCCTTGGAGGCGGTCAGCCTGGAAGAGGCGTGGGCGGCGGTGCACGTGCCCACGCTAATCCTGCTCTTCGCCTTCATGGTCATTTCCGCCCAGCTGCGGCTCGGCGGCTTCTATACTTTCGTCACCCGGCGCCTGACCGCTTTGCCGCTCTCGCCGCCGGCGCTGCTCGCCTTGCTGATTGCCGCGGTGGCGGGGCTTTCCGCCGTGTTCAGCAACGATATCGTCTGCCTGGCGATGGCGCCGGTGCTGATCGAGGCCTGCCGCGAGCGGCGTCTCGACCCTGTTCCCTACCTGCTGGCGCTTGCCTGCGGCGCCAATATCGGCTCGGCGGCGACCTTGATCGGCAATCCCCAGAATATGCTGATCGGCGAACGGCTGGAGATGTCCTTTGCCGGCTATCTCCGGGAGGCGGCGGTGCCGGTGACGATGGGGCTCGTCATCACCTGGGCCGTGATCGTGCTCGGCACCCGAGGCCGGTGGTCGCAACCCCTTCCGGCGCCGTTCCCCACCGAGCGGCGGGAAGAGGCGGGCGTGCCCTTCGACCGCTGGCAGGTGGTCAAGGGGCTTTCCGTGGCGGTGTTTCTGTTTGCGGCGTTTGTCCTCACCGCCTGGCCCCGAGAACTCCTTGCCCTCGGCGGGGCGGGGCTGCTGCTCATGAGCCGGAGGCTGCATTCCCGCCATATGCTGGGGCTCGTGGACTGGCAATTGCTGGTGCTTTTCATCGGCCTATTCGTGGTCAACCACGCCCTGGAAAAAACGGGTCTGCCTGCCTGGCTGGTGGCGGAGCTGGCGCAGGAGGGCCTGGACCTGCGTTCGCCCATGCCGCTGTTCTTGACCACCTTCGTCCTCAGCAACCTTGTCTCCAACGTGCCGGCGGTGATGTTGTTACTGCCCGTGGCTTCCCATCCCATGGCCGGAACGCTGCTGGCGCTTGCCAGCACGCTAGCAGGCAATCTCCTGATCGTCGGTAGCATTGCCAATATCATCGTGGTGGAGGCTGCCGCCCGCTACGGTGTGCGCATCGATTGGCGGCGCCACGCCCGGGTGGGGGTGCCAGTGACCTTGGCAACACTCACGGTGGCGGGTATTTACTTGGCCTGGCGGGCCGGGGCAGCAGGGTGA
- a CDS encoding peroxiredoxin, producing the protein MLTVGDRIPPFDVQAVVSIEDDKAFTRITEKSQAGKWKVIFFWPKDFTFVCPTEIAAFGKLAGEFSDRDAVIYGVSVDSEYVHLAWRKSHQDLEHLPFPMLADVKREMSQAFGVLDKKEGVALRATFIVDPEGVIRFASVHDLNVGRNVDEVLRTLDALQTDELCPCNWKKGDPVLKAA; encoded by the coding sequence ATGCTGACTGTGGGCGATCGCATTCCCCCGTTTGACGTCCAGGCCGTGGTGTCCATCGAGGACGACAAGGCCTTCACCCGCATCACCGAGAAGTCGCAGGCGGGCAAGTGGAAAGTGATCTTCTTCTGGCCCAAGGACTTCACTTTCGTATGCCCGACCGAGATCGCCGCTTTCGGCAAGCTCGCCGGTGAATTCAGCGACCGCGATGCCGTCATCTACGGCGTATCTGTCGACAGCGAGTACGTGCACTTGGCCTGGCGCAAGTCGCACCAGGATCTCGAGCACCTCCCGTTCCCGATGCTGGCGGACGTGAAGCGGGAGATGTCCCAGGCGTTCGGCGTGCTGGACAAAAAGGAAGGTGTCGCGTTGCGGGCTACCTTCATCGTGGACCCGGAGGGCGTGATCCGCTTCGCATCGGTGCACGACCTGAACGTGGGCCGCAATGTGGACGAGGTGCTGCGCACTCTCGATGCCCTACAGACCGACGAGCTTTGCCCGTGCAACTGGAAAAAGGGTGATCCGGTCCTGAAGGCGGCCTGA
- a CDS encoding polysaccharide deacetylase family protein, with the protein MGGLLAVVFLMLAGTVQAGCGKPVYLTLDTGNMRHAELIAQILHRHGVRATFFLANERTFRGDFALDPAWADYWRARVAEGHAFGSHTWRHWYFRRDVEGGRIAYVSSGGVEKELLDREGVCRELMKVDEAFRAMTGRGLDSLWRAPGGRTTPRALEYARACGFKRHVGWSPAGFLGDELPSDRYPNQALLEKALRDVRPGDILMLHLGIWSRQEPFAPMLDPLIEALKARGFCFKTLN; encoded by the coding sequence ATGGGTGGTTTGCTGGCCGTTGTTTTTTTGATGCTGGCCGGCACGGTTCAAGCCGGTTGCGGCAAGCCGGTCTATCTCACTCTCGACACGGGCAACATGCGGCATGCGGAGCTGATTGCGCAGATCCTCCACCGGCACGGCGTGCGCGCCACGTTTTTCCTGGCCAACGAGAGGACTTTTCGTGGCGACTTCGCGTTGGATCCCGCGTGGGCGGACTACTGGAGAGCGCGGGTGGCTGAGGGCCACGCTTTCGGCAGTCACACGTGGCGCCACTGGTATTTTCGGCGCGATGTGGAAGGGGGGCGGATCGCCTATGTGAGCTCGGGCGGCGTGGAGAAGGAGCTGCTCGACCGGGAGGGGGTATGCCGGGAGCTGATGAAAGTGGATGAGGCGTTCAGGGCCATGACCGGCCGGGGGCTCGATTCCCTCTGGCGCGCCCCCGGCGGGCGCACGACGCCGAGAGCGCTGGAATATGCCAGGGCGTGCGGCTTCAAGCGCCACGTGGGTTGGAGCCCGGCGGGCTTTCTGGGCGACGAACTGCCCTCGGACCGGTATCCCAACCAGGCGCTCCTGGAGAAAGCGCTGCGTGACGTTCGTCCGGGCGACATCCTCATGCTGCATCTCGGCATCTGGTCCCGCCAGGAACCCTTCGCGCCCATGCTGGATCCTTTGATCGAGGCGCTCAAAGCGCGCGGGTTCTGCTTCAAGACGCTCAACTGA
- a CDS encoding sterol desaturase family protein yields the protein METLLSELQGYLFQQFVLPALFALDLAEYAETAFDAVENVLLGAVQILIAIALFAPLERWRPVERWTNRREARVDVIYTLLQRLGFVPLFLFLGVAPLFQALEQKLRLAGFTPLQPEALIPTLAAHPVADFALYLLILDFAAYWMHRLQHRVGAWWALHSLHHSQRQMTFWTDDRNHLLDDVLRYAWFTVVALAIGVPPGTFPWLLVVIALVESLSHANVRLSFGAIGDRLLVSPRYHRIHHAMGIGHDGPARGCNFATLFPVWDLLFRTACIAPVYPATGIRDQLEGRDYGEGFWRQQLLGFKRLAAALGWWRHALASGKVGRGRTPSGRLRVAVRAQPGDDPGAGRV from the coding sequence ATGGAGACGCTGCTCTCTGAACTCCAAGGGTACTTGTTCCAGCAGTTCGTGCTGCCCGCGTTGTTCGCGCTGGATCTTGCCGAATACGCCGAGACCGCGTTCGACGCGGTGGAGAACGTGCTCCTCGGCGCCGTCCAGATCCTGATTGCCATCGCCTTGTTCGCGCCGCTGGAGCGGTGGCGGCCGGTAGAGCGGTGGACGAACCGGCGCGAAGCGCGGGTGGACGTGATCTACACGCTACTGCAGCGGCTCGGGTTTGTGCCGCTATTCCTGTTTCTCGGCGTGGCGCCCCTGTTCCAGGCGCTAGAGCAGAAACTGCGACTCGCCGGCTTCACGCCCCTGCAGCCGGAAGCGCTCATTCCGACGCTCGCGGCTCATCCTGTCGCGGACTTCGCGCTCTATCTCCTGATCCTGGACTTTGCCGCCTACTGGATGCACCGGCTGCAGCACCGGGTGGGCGCCTGGTGGGCGCTTCATTCGCTTCACCACAGCCAGCGGCAGATGACCTTCTGGACCGACGACCGCAACCACCTTCTGGACGACGTGCTGCGCTACGCGTGGTTCACCGTGGTCGCCCTGGCGATCGGCGTGCCGCCCGGCACCTTTCCTTGGCTCCTGGTCGTCATTGCCCTGGTGGAGAGCCTGTCCCACGCGAACGTGCGACTTTCCTTTGGCGCGATCGGCGATCGGCTCCTCGTGAGCCCGCGCTATCACCGCATCCATCACGCCATGGGCATCGGTCACGACGGCCCCGCGCGTGGCTGCAACTTTGCGACCCTGTTTCCCGTCTGGGACCTGCTGTTCCGCACCGCCTGCATCGCACCGGTCTATCCTGCGACCGGTATCCGCGACCAGCTTGAAGGCCGCGACTACGGCGAGGGGTTCTGGCGTCAGCAGCTCCTCGGGTTCAAGCGGCTGGCCGCTGCATTGGGCTGGTGGCGGCACGCCCTCGCCTCTGGAAAGGTTGGGCGAGGCCGCACGCCCAGCGGGAGACTTCGCGTGGCTGTAAGAGCGCAGCCCGGGGACGATCCCGGCGCGGGTCGGGTATGA
- a CDS encoding VOC family protein produces MTIKGLNHFTVLTDDLETTRRFYTEVLGLSEGYRPPFGFPGAWFYCNDQPVLHVIAAGQHSAHRAGVIDHMAFTAIDLEAWKTKLERHGIAYELRRQPGTGVWQMFFFDPNGAKVELDFSTEA; encoded by the coding sequence ATGACGATCAAAGGGCTCAATCACTTCACCGTCCTCACCGACGACCTGGAGACCACGCGGCGGTTCTATACCGAGGTGCTGGGCCTGAGCGAAGGCTATCGACCGCCGTTCGGCTTTCCCGGCGCCTGGTTTTACTGCAACGACCAGCCGGTGCTGCATGTGATCGCAGCGGGCCAGCACTCGGCGCACCGGGCCGGGGTCATCGACCACATGGCGTTCACCGCCATCGACCTGGAGGCGTGGAAGACCAAGCTCGAACGGCACGGCATAGCCTACGAGCTGCGCCGACAGCCCGGCACCGGCGTGTGGCAGATGTTCTTCTTCGATCCCAATGGCGCCAAGGTGGAGCTGGACTTCAGCACCGAAGCGTAG
- a CDS encoding cytochrome D1 domain-containing protein, whose product MKAITKRCGKAAVALLGFGLTLGGGPTLADTAVVLNSRDGTVSLIDMATLSESARLYVGKEPHHLLWALSGEILIANAAGDDLVLLDAKRGQIRSRIPRISDPYHLAYSPDRRWLVVNSLRLNQVDLYEAATLKLVKRLAVGKMPSHLAYTRDASLVFVTLQGENRLAAIDLATQTLRWKHPVGEAPAGVWMTPDERYLLVGMTGADYLEVIDWRRPVTVARIVTGQGAHNFLPLPDGRRVLISNRISNTVSVVDVERLAVVEQIPVPGGPDCMELTRDGKRLWVTSRWVGKVSVIDMETRRLVKQIPVGRSPHGILLAYDAAAR is encoded by the coding sequence ATGAAGGCGATTACGAAGCGTTGCGGCAAGGCGGCGGTGGCCCTGCTGGGGTTCGGGCTCACCCTCGGCGGTGGCCCGACCTTGGCGGACACGGCGGTGGTGCTCAATTCCCGGGATGGCACCGTCAGTCTCATCGACATGGCCACGTTGAGCGAGTCTGCCCGGCTCTACGTGGGAAAGGAGCCCCACCACCTCCTCTGGGCCCTTTCGGGCGAGATCCTCATCGCCAACGCAGCCGGCGACGACCTGGTGCTGTTGGATGCAAAGCGGGGCCAAATCCGGTCCCGCATCCCCCGCATCAGCGATCCATACCACCTGGCTTACAGCCCCGACCGCCGCTGGCTGGTCGTCAATTCGTTGCGCCTGAATCAGGTGGACCTCTACGAGGCCGCCACGCTCAAGCTGGTCAAGCGCCTGGCCGTTGGCAAGATGCCGAGCCACTTGGCCTACACCCGGGACGCCTCCCTGGTGTTTGTCACCCTTCAGGGAGAGAACCGGTTGGCCGCCATCGACTTGGCCACCCAGACGCTGCGGTGGAAGCACCCGGTCGGCGAGGCTCCTGCCGGGGTATGGATGACGCCGGACGAGCGCTACCTGCTGGTGGGCATGACCGGGGCGGATTACCTGGAGGTCATCGACTGGCGCAGGCCCGTCACGGTGGCGCGCATCGTGACCGGCCAAGGGGCCCATAATTTCCTGCCCCTTCCCGACGGCAGGCGCGTGCTCATCTCCAATCGCATCTCCAACACGGTGTCGGTGGTGGACGTGGAGAGGCTGGCGGTAGTGGAACAGATCCCGGTGCCGGGCGGCCCCGATTGTATGGAGCTCACCCGAGACGGAAAGCGGCTGTGGGTGACCTCCCGCTGGGTGGGCAAGGTGTCGGTGATCGACATGGAAACCCGCAGGCTCGTGAAACAGATTCCGGTGGGCCGCTCGCCCCACGGCATCCTGCTCGCCTACGATGCAGCCGCCCGGTAA
- a CDS encoding rhomboid family intramembrane serine protease, with translation MFIPVGDYPNPRGVPVMTILLIAVNVAVFVLVSLPLAHAPVSLDDPRLPAYLDLVARSLPRGVSLEVLARQTTAYDLLVFEYGFRADHASLSTLFTSMFLHGGFLHLAGNMLFLWIYGDNVEHRLGAVPFLFWYLVTGAAATLTHALITPGPPLPLVGASGAISGVLGFYFLLFPGHFVRVLLLLFPFYVGTVMIPARIVLGLYLVVDNLLPFLLAPSGPVAYGAHIGGFLAGLIAAAWMRLRGR, from the coding sequence GTGTTCATTCCCGTCGGCGACTATCCCAATCCCCGGGGCGTGCCGGTGATGACAATCCTGCTCATCGCGGTCAACGTGGCGGTGTTCGTCCTGGTCTCGTTGCCCCTGGCGCACGCGCCGGTGTCGCTCGACGATCCGCGGCTGCCGGCATACCTGGACCTGGTGGCAAGGAGCCTCCCGCGGGGCGTGTCGCTGGAAGTGCTCGCGCGCCAGACCACGGCCTACGACCTGCTGGTGTTCGAATACGGATTTCGTGCCGACCACGCGAGCCTGTCCACGCTCTTCACCTCCATGTTTCTCCATGGCGGCTTCCTGCATCTCGCAGGCAATATGCTTTTCCTGTGGATCTACGGCGACAACGTGGAGCACCGACTGGGGGCAGTGCCGTTCCTGTTCTGGTATCTGGTGACGGGCGCTGCGGCGACGCTCACCCACGCCTTGATCACGCCCGGGCCACCACTGCCCCTGGTGGGCGCCTCCGGCGCAATCTCGGGCGTGCTGGGCTTCTATTTCCTCTTGTTTCCCGGCCACTTCGTCCGGGTGCTGCTGTTGCTGTTTCCCTTCTACGTGGGAACGGTCATGATCCCAGCCCGCATCGTGCTCGGGCTCTACCTGGTGGTCGACAACCTTCTGCCTTTTCTCCTGGCTCCGTCCGGGCCGGTGGCTTACGGTGCCCACATCGGCGGCTTTCTCGCGGGATTGATCGCGGCAGCCTGGATGCGCCTGCGTGGAAGGTAG
- a CDS encoding putative molybdenum carrier protein — METGKSSKLLLEKIVSGGQTGADRAALDWALAHGVACGGWCPQGRRAEDGPIDARYPLTETPSADYVQRTEWNVRDADATVIFSLAPSLSGGSRLTRELALRLGKPCLHLHPGVDAPALLVDFLRRHRVKVLNVAGPRASHEPDVYRYAQQVLDATGITGGQAAPSLPGERSNAGGDAA; from the coding sequence ATGGAGACGGGGAAAAGCTCGAAACTCCTGCTCGAAAAAATCGTCTCCGGTGGGCAGACGGGCGCGGACCGGGCGGCCCTTGACTGGGCGCTTGCCCATGGGGTGGCGTGCGGCGGCTGGTGCCCCCAGGGCAGACGCGCGGAGGACGGTCCCATCGACGCCCGTTATCCGCTGACTGAGACCCCTTCGGCCGACTATGTCCAGCGCACCGAATGGAACGTGCGCGACGCCGACGCGACCGTGATCTTCTCGCTCGCGCCATCGCTCAGCGGCGGTTCCAGGCTGACCCGGGAGTTGGCCTTGCGCCTCGGCAAACCCTGCCTGCATCTTCATCCCGGTGTGGATGCGCCGGCGCTCCTCGTCGATTTCCTGCGCCGGCATCGGGTCAAGGTGTTGAACGTGGCAGGCCCTCGAGCGTCCCATGAGCCGGACGTATACCGCTACGCGCAGCAAGTCCTCGATGCGACGGGCATCACTGGCGGGCAGGCTGCACCTTCCTTGCCCGGCGAGAGGAGCAACGCTGGGGGCGATGCAGCGTAG
- a CDS encoding hydrogen peroxide-inducible genes activator gives MPALPSLRQLGYLVELADRLNFREAAQAQFVTQSTLSAGIKELESILGVQLVERDRRHVQLTAIGKEVVARARELLASARDLAEIARRAGEPLGGPLRLGVIPTIAPFLLPALLPPLRKAYPSLKLYLREDLTERLLERVRSASLDFALIALPYDTGDLLTRTLFADEFWFVARADDPLVRSEAVAVKKIDPDAVLLLEEGHCLRDHAIEACGARGARSGSRVEATSLHTLIQMVEGGLGVTLLPEMAIKAGILKGTRLVARPFSARVPYRTVALVARATTSRHRDFELLADFIAEHARRTGRAGIPARRRSKPAAP, from the coding sequence ATGCCTGCGCTTCCCTCTCTGCGCCAGCTGGGCTACCTGGTGGAGCTGGCCGATCGGCTGAACTTCCGCGAAGCGGCCCAAGCTCAGTTCGTCACCCAATCCACGCTGTCCGCTGGCATCAAGGAACTCGAAAGCATCCTGGGCGTACAACTGGTGGAGCGGGACAGGCGCCACGTTCAGCTCACCGCCATCGGCAAAGAGGTGGTGGCCCGGGCGCGGGAGCTGCTCGCCAGTGCCCGTGACTTGGCCGAGATCGCGCGCCGTGCTGGTGAGCCGCTGGGCGGACCCCTGCGGCTCGGCGTCATTCCCACCATCGCGCCGTTCCTGCTGCCTGCCCTCCTCCCGCCGCTGCGCAAGGCGTATCCGTCGCTCAAGCTGTATCTGCGGGAGGATCTCACCGAACGGCTGCTGGAGCGGGTGCGGTCGGCGAGCCTGGACTTCGCGCTGATCGCCCTGCCCTACGACACCGGTGACCTGCTCACGCGGACACTTTTCGCCGATGAGTTCTGGTTCGTCGCCCGGGCGGACGACCCGCTGGTCCGCTCCGAGGCAGTGGCGGTGAAGAAGATCGACCCCGATGCCGTGCTGCTGCTGGAGGAGGGCCACTGCCTGAGGGACCACGCCATCGAGGCCTGCGGCGCCCGGGGTGCCCGTTCCGGGTCCCGGGTGGAAGCGACCAGCCTGCACACGCTGATCCAGATGGTGGAAGGGGGCCTCGGCGTCACGCTGCTGCCGGAAATGGCCATCAAGGCCGGCATCCTCAAGGGCACGCGGCTCGTGGCCCGTCCCTTCTCTGCCCGGGTGCCCTACCGCACCGTGGCCCTGGTGGCCCGTGCCACCACGTCGCGGCACCGGGACTTTGAGCTGCTCGCCGACTTCATCGCCGAACACGCCCGCCGAACGGGTCGCGCGGGCATCCCCGCCCGGCGGCGCTCGAAGCCTGCAGCCCCTTGA
- a CDS encoding carboxymuconolactone decarboxylase family protein, producing the protein MTLQTLKERLPDYAKDLKLNLGTLVNETVLTEAQKAGAFIATAIASREPRLIEAVTAEFASTLTAPQLAAAQAAAAIMGMNNVYYRFLHLVENPEYGSLPARLRMNVIATHGIARETFELWCLAVSAVNGCGSCIVAHERVVRAAGLTPEQVQAAVRIAAAVHAVAVVLQAEAALSRAALVQAA; encoded by the coding sequence ATAACTCTTCAAACGCTGAAGGAGCGGCTTCCGGACTATGCCAAGGACCTGAAGCTCAATCTCGGCACGCTGGTCAACGAAACGGTGCTGACGGAAGCCCAAAAAGCCGGCGCCTTCATCGCCACGGCGATCGCGTCGCGAGAACCTCGCCTGATCGAAGCCGTGACCGCCGAGTTCGCGTCGACGCTCACTGCCCCGCAGCTGGCCGCTGCCCAGGCTGCCGCCGCCATCATGGGCATGAACAACGTGTACTACCGGTTCCTGCATTTGGTGGAGAACCCGGAGTACGGCAGCCTGCCGGCGAGGCTGCGCATGAACGTGATCGCCACCCACGGCATCGCCCGGGAAACCTTCGAGTTGTGGTGCTTGGCGGTGTCGGCGGTCAACGGCTGCGGCTCTTGCATCGTGGCCCACGAGCGGGTGGTGCGCGCAGCGGGGCTCACGCCCGAGCAGGTGCAGGCAGCGGTGCGCATTGCCGCGGCGGTGCACGCGGTGGCGGTGGTACTGCAGGCCGAAGCGGCCCTGTCCCGCGCGGCGCTCGTCCAGGCGGCCTGA
- a CDS encoding aminoacyl-tRNA deacylase has translation MAPTVEKYLKEQHIPYDVLPHARTFSSIRSATAAHVSPHRVAKAVLLEDEEGYMMAVLPADRHVHLGTLRRELGRRLGLATEQEIASLFRDCDLGAIPPLGEAYGVDVVVDDELGNESDIYFEAGDHEELIHVRREDFLRLLSHARYAHFSTTAF, from the coding sequence ATGGCCCCGACTGTCGAGAAGTACCTGAAAGAGCAGCATATTCCGTACGACGTGCTCCCCCACGCGAGAACCTTCTCCAGTATCCGCTCGGCCACCGCCGCCCACGTCTCGCCCCACCGGGTCGCCAAGGCCGTCCTGCTGGAGGACGAGGAAGGATACATGATGGCCGTGCTGCCCGCCGACCGCCACGTGCACTTGGGGACCCTGCGGCGGGAACTCGGCCGCCGGCTCGGGCTCGCCACTGAGCAGGAGATCGCGAGCCTGTTCCGGGATTGCGACCTCGGTGCCATTCCGCCCCTTGGCGAAGCCTACGGCGTCGATGTCGTGGTGGACGATGAGCTCGGCAACGAATCGGACATCTATTTCGAAGCGGGTGATCACGAAGAGCTCATCCACGTGCGGCGGGAGGACTTCCTGCGGCTCCTGTCCCACGCGCGATACGCCCACTTCTCCACCACGGCATTCTAG
- a CDS encoding Rossmann-like and DUF2520 domain-containing protein, translated as MKTLNVVGCGKVGRMLARLWADAHVFRIQDVLNRTEESAEGAVRFIGAGRVVTSVEAMAHADVWLVATTDGAIVAVCRRIADARRLRPGDIVFHPSGSLPSSACAFLREQGAALASVHPVKTVPDPQAAVATFAGTYCAMEGDGPALTVLRPAFEAIGGRVFHVDTAHKTIYHAASVFACNYLTALMEVALAAYEKAGIPREQALKVAEPLVRETVENIFRLGPVEALTGPIARGDAATVERQLHALGAWNAGLAELYRRLGEVAVTLAERKGVAGPEALARLQEILRVEGGG; from the coding sequence ATGAAAACCCTCAACGTCGTCGGCTGCGGCAAGGTGGGGCGCATGCTTGCGCGGCTGTGGGCCGATGCCCACGTCTTCCGCATCCAGGACGTGCTGAACCGCACCGAGGAGAGCGCCGAAGGGGCCGTGCGCTTTATCGGCGCGGGCCGCGTCGTGACCTCGGTGGAGGCCATGGCCCACGCCGACGTGTGGCTGGTAGCGACGACGGATGGGGCTATCGTGGCCGTGTGTCGCAGAATCGCAGACGCCCGGCGGCTGCGGCCCGGCGACATCGTGTTTCATCCCAGCGGGTCGCTGCCTTCGTCAGCGTGCGCCTTCCTGCGGGAGCAAGGTGCGGCGTTGGCGAGCGTCCATCCGGTCAAGACCGTGCCGGATCCCCAGGCGGCGGTGGCCACTTTTGCAGGCACCTATTGCGCGATGGAAGGCGATGGGCCCGCCCTCACGGTGCTGCGTCCAGCCTTCGAGGCGATTGGCGGGCGGGTATTCCACGTGGACACCGCCCACAAAACCATCTATCACGCGGCCAGCGTCTTCGCCTGCAATTACCTGACGGCGTTGATGGAAGTGGCGCTTGCGGCCTACGAGAAGGCGGGAATTCCGCGCGAGCAGGCGCTCAAAGTGGCCGAGCCCCTGGTGCGGGAGACGGTGGAAAACATTTTCCGCTTGGGACCAGTGGAGGCCTTGACGGGGCCCATTGCCCGAGGGGACGCGGCGACGGTGGAGCGGCAATTGCATGCCCTCGGCGCGTGGAACGCGGGGCTCGCCGAGCTGTACCGGCGCTTGGGCGAAGTGGCCGTCACGCTCGCCGAGCGCAAGGGGGTGGCAGGTCCCGAAGCCCTGGCCCGGCTGCAGGAGATATTGCGCGTCGAGGGCGGCGGCTGA